The Lysobacter panacisoli genome includes a window with the following:
- a CDS encoding Csu type fimbrial protein, translating into MRHLAVAALLALAALLFPRAASAAITCTVDNASDLNFGTLTLPVGAVTSTLNVTVSCRGNNNNDVGDSVLVCIGTNDGGNPRQMDRTAAPVRTLDYQIYTDSTYTQPANYTYNASATLTIASRNTPVTRIIPLYGRLAATQPNNPTPGTYNEPISAVWGYSTATNANCANNVAPATPNYSFTSRAVLQGSCLIAAQNLDFGTHTSLATARDAQANLTVTCTNGTAYTVKLNAGLNGTLPNRRMALNGTGPQTINYNLYTTAARNTIWGDGASGTSTVIGAGTGAGQGTPTAHTVYGRVPATPTFTAGSYTDTVTATVEY; encoded by the coding sequence ATGCGCCACCTCGCCGTCGCCGCCCTGTTGGCCCTGGCCGCGCTGCTGTTCCCGCGCGCCGCGTCCGCCGCGATCACCTGCACGGTCGACAACGCCAGCGACCTGAATTTCGGCACGTTGACGCTGCCGGTCGGCGCAGTCACCAGCACGCTCAACGTGACCGTGTCCTGCCGTGGCAACAACAACAACGATGTAGGCGACTCCGTGCTGGTCTGCATCGGCACCAACGATGGCGGCAACCCGCGCCAGATGGACCGCACCGCCGCACCGGTGCGCACGCTCGACTACCAGATCTACACCGACAGCACCTACACCCAGCCGGCCAACTACACCTACAACGCGTCGGCAACGCTGACCATCGCCTCGCGCAACACGCCAGTGACGCGGATCATCCCGCTGTACGGACGGCTGGCTGCGACCCAGCCCAACAATCCCACGCCGGGTACGTACAACGAGCCGATCAGCGCGGTGTGGGGCTACTCGACCGCCACCAACGCGAACTGCGCGAACAACGTCGCGCCGGCCACGCCGAATTACAGCTTCACCTCGCGCGCGGTGCTGCAGGGCAGTTGCCTGATCGCTGCGCAGAACCTGGACTTCGGCACGCACACCTCGCTCGCCACCGCGCGCGATGCGCAGGCCAACCTGACGGTCACCTGCACCAATGGCACCGCCTACACGGTGAAGTTGAACGCCGGCTTGAACGGCACGCTGCCCAATCGCCGGATGGCGCTCAACGGCACCGGACCGCAGACGATCAACTACAACCTCTACACGACCGCCGCGCGCAACACGATCTGGGGCGATGGTGCCAGCGGCACGAGCACCGTGATCGGCGCCGGCACCGGCGCAGGCCAGGGGACGCCGACCGCGCACACGGTCTACGGCCGCGTACCGGCCACGCCGACCTTCACCGCGGGCTCGTACACCGACACGGTGACCGCGACCGTCGAGTACTGA
- a CDS encoding GNAT family N-acetyltransferase, whose translation MSFALHPAQAGDHARILALNLESEEMLSPMDAARLRELDAQSAYHRVVVEGDEVVAFLLAFREGAAYDSPNYVWFAQRYPRFLYIDRVVVASTHQGRKLGAMLYRDLFDFARAHGVGVVTCEYYTQPPNEASRRFHAGFGFREVGSQWVADGRKQVSLQVADA comes from the coding sequence ATGAGCTTCGCCCTCCATCCCGCGCAGGCCGGCGACCACGCGCGCATCCTCGCGCTCAACCTCGAATCGGAAGAGATGCTGAGCCCGATGGACGCAGCGCGACTGCGCGAACTCGATGCGCAGTCCGCGTACCACCGCGTCGTCGTCGAAGGCGATGAGGTGGTGGCGTTCCTGCTCGCGTTCCGCGAAGGCGCGGCTTACGACAGCCCCAATTACGTGTGGTTCGCGCAGCGCTATCCGCGCTTCCTCTACATCGACCGCGTGGTGGTCGCGTCCACGCACCAGGGCCGCAAGCTCGGTGCGATGCTCTACCGCGACCTGTTCGATTTCGCGCGTGCGCACGGTGTCGGCGTGGTGACGTGCGAGTACTACACGCAGCCGCCGAACGAGGCCTCGCGCCGTTTCCATGCGGGGTTCGGTTTCCGCGAAGTCGGCTCGCAATGGGTCGCGGACGGTCGCAAGCAGGTGTCGCTGCAGGTGGCCGACGCCTGA
- a CDS encoding 5'-nucleotidase, lipoprotein e(P4) family, with translation MQRRALTFSVLACALALGACQRAGAPASDAKTTGTTAATPAPAKATVVADDNLNAVLWVQASAEYQAATTTVYRAAADKLDVALKQKNWDALVTDERGNAATGLSPAVVMDVDETVLDNSPYQARLVRDGKEFDEVTWDGWVAEKKAKAVPGVVEFAKAASAKGVTILYLSNRAVHLKEATLANLRAVGMPVKDDSVFLGLGTVVEGCEQNGSEKNCRRRLAGQKYRVLMQFGDQLGDFVQVVANTREGRAQLLDEYGDWFGERWWMLPNPTYGSWEPALFNNEWGQPRDARREAKRAALDVAP, from the coding sequence ATGCAACGTCGCGCCCTCACCTTCTCCGTACTCGCCTGCGCGCTCGCGCTCGGCGCCTGCCAGCGGGCCGGTGCGCCCGCGTCCGACGCCAAGACCACCGGCACGACGGCGGCGACACCCGCGCCGGCGAAGGCGACGGTCGTGGCCGACGACAACCTCAACGCGGTGCTGTGGGTGCAGGCTTCGGCCGAGTACCAGGCCGCGACGACCACGGTCTACCGTGCCGCCGCCGACAAGCTCGACGTCGCGCTGAAGCAGAAGAACTGGGACGCGCTGGTCACCGACGAACGCGGCAACGCCGCGACCGGCCTTTCGCCCGCCGTGGTGATGGACGTCGACGAGACCGTGCTCGACAACTCGCCCTATCAGGCGCGCCTGGTACGCGACGGCAAGGAGTTCGACGAGGTCACGTGGGATGGATGGGTCGCCGAGAAGAAGGCCAAGGCCGTGCCGGGCGTCGTCGAGTTCGCCAAGGCGGCATCGGCGAAGGGTGTGACCATCCTGTACCTGTCCAATCGCGCCGTGCACCTGAAGGAAGCCACGCTCGCCAACCTGCGCGCGGTCGGCATGCCGGTGAAGGACGACAGCGTATTCCTTGGATTGGGCACGGTCGTCGAGGGCTGCGAGCAGAACGGCAGCGAGAAGAATTGCCGCCGCCGCCTCGCCGGCCAGAAGTACCGCGTGCTGATGCAGTTCGGCGACCAGCTCGGCGATTTCGTCCAGGTCGTCGCCAATACGCGCGAAGGCCGCGCGCAGTTGCTCGACGAGTACGGCGACTGGTTCGGCGAGCGCTGGTGGATGCTGCCCAACCCGACCTACGGGAGCTGGGAACCGGCGCTGTTCAACAACGAATGGGGTCAGCCGCGCGACGCGCGACGCGAGGCCAAGCGCGCGGCGCTGGATGTCGCGCCCTGA
- a CDS encoding Csu type fimbrial protein, protein MKLFKTALLATALFAAAPAAMAAGTASANFQVSIKLDNSCSITTNPLNFNTQSTLLNNIDAQTTLTVTCVSAGPYKVGISAGGGTGATFASRKMTHATLTDTINYSLYAETGRTNVIGDGTSGNVTLAGSAAGATSFTVYGRVFGAQNPKATGDYSDTVTATVSF, encoded by the coding sequence ATGAAGCTCTTCAAGACTGCCCTGCTCGCTACTGCCCTGTTCGCCGCTGCCCCGGCCGCGATGGCCGCCGGCACCGCCAGCGCCAACTTCCAGGTGTCGATCAAGCTCGACAACAGCTGCTCGATCACCACCAATCCGCTGAACTTCAACACCCAGAGCACCCTGCTGAACAACATCGACGCCCAGACCACGCTGACGGTCACCTGCGTCTCGGCGGGTCCGTACAAGGTCGGTATCAGCGCCGGCGGCGGCACGGGCGCCACGTTCGCCAGCCGCAAGATGACCCACGCCACCCTGACCGACACGATCAACTACTCGCTGTACGCCGAAACCGGCCGCACGAACGTGATCGGCGACGGCACCAGCGGCAACGTGACCCTGGCCGGTTCGGCCGCCGGCGCCACCAGCTTCACGGTGTACGGCCGCGTGTTCGGCGCGCAGAATCCGAAGGCGACCGGTGACTACTCCGACACCGTGACCGCGACGGTCTCGTTCTGA
- a CDS encoding fimbria/pilus outer membrane usher protein yields the protein MAAALSAHATAGLDATLGERNLSGAEQQSLLQAPQSLYLDIVMDGQIVRPLVRFEKVGERLSVDAADLDAIGLLLPDNVTADPNGRIALDAITGLSYRYDASLQQVALTPAAALRRANRIGYRSPAPISVNRDQGLVLDWDVYARHYDDSDTASLGTGIRWFGAFGSLQNIGVSRAGDQESGYLRLDTRWTISDPQRMATWTVGDLISGGMSWTRPVRMGGVQYRRNFSVRPDLIIYPIPQFSADATVPSSVDLYVNNVRQYSTEVDPGPFVLSDFPRLAGAGQATVVVTDAMGRTTQTTVPLYVDYQRLAQGLDDFSIEAGVLRLNYGVHSNDYASSRVATGSWRHGITDNFTSELHGEYSNDVRLTGAGFAWSPLGRFGVFTGNFARSTGRHEGDQYGGGYQWFGQRVGFDLYSQRASRGFRDIGTLHDGSLPLLQQDRASAWLSIPRGSVSLSWIRYEDRESPVSRTLGLGFNQSYRRFSWTFSAFDDDRAGHGASLSVSVPLGDIDASAWADRQDGETDFGASLRKPLPYAGGVGWEVQARDDGDGALGVGWRGRSADVWGGIDRIGGEEGAYAQAAGSFVWMGGSTFTSRTITDSFAVVSTNGVADVPILYENRVAGRTNAKGYLLLPELRGWQRNRIAIDPDGLSSSVEVPSVERLVTPPDRSGVHVPFVIREVRTATIALRAADGKFVEAGMRVHRADGRESIVGFDGELWLDNYVDGETLTWTRAGVECTTVAPVLARAAEPGAVAPAQCRNKEQP from the coding sequence ATGGCGGCCGCGCTGTCGGCGCATGCCACGGCCGGGCTCGACGCCACCCTGGGCGAGCGCAATCTTTCCGGTGCCGAACAGCAGTCGCTGCTGCAGGCGCCGCAGTCGCTGTACCTCGACATCGTCATGGACGGCCAGATCGTGCGTCCGCTGGTGCGCTTCGAGAAAGTCGGCGAACGCCTGTCGGTCGATGCAGCCGACCTCGATGCGATCGGCCTGCTGTTGCCGGACAACGTGACCGCCGATCCTAACGGCCGCATCGCGCTCGACGCGATCACCGGGCTGAGCTACCGCTACGACGCGTCGCTGCAGCAGGTCGCACTGACGCCGGCCGCGGCGCTGCGCCGCGCCAACCGCATCGGTTACCGCTCGCCGGCGCCGATCAGCGTCAACCGCGACCAGGGGCTCGTGCTGGACTGGGACGTCTACGCGCGCCACTACGACGACAGCGACACCGCCTCGCTCGGCACCGGCATTCGCTGGTTCGGTGCGTTCGGCAGCCTGCAGAACATCGGCGTCAGCCGCGCCGGCGACCAGGAAAGCGGCTACCTGCGACTGGACACGCGCTGGACGATCTCCGATCCGCAGCGCATGGCGACGTGGACCGTCGGCGACCTGATCTCCGGCGGCATGTCGTGGACGCGCCCGGTGCGCATGGGCGGCGTGCAGTACCGCCGCAACTTCAGCGTGCGCCCGGACCTGATCATCTACCCGATCCCGCAGTTCAGCGCCGACGCCACCGTGCCGTCGTCGGTGGACCTGTACGTCAACAACGTGCGCCAGTACAGCACCGAGGTCGATCCCGGCCCGTTCGTGCTGAGCGACTTCCCGCGCCTGGCCGGCGCGGGCCAGGCCACCGTCGTCGTCACCGATGCGATGGGCCGCACCACCCAGACCACCGTACCGCTGTACGTCGACTACCAGCGACTGGCGCAAGGCCTCGACGATTTCTCGATCGAAGCCGGCGTGCTGCGCCTGAACTACGGCGTGCATTCCAACGATTACGCCAGCTCGCGCGTCGCCACCGGCAGCTGGCGCCACGGCATCACCGACAACTTCACCAGCGAACTGCACGGCGAGTATTCCAACGACGTTCGCCTCACCGGCGCCGGCTTCGCGTGGTCGCCGCTGGGTCGCTTCGGCGTGTTCACCGGCAACTTCGCCCGCAGCACCGGCCGCCACGAGGGCGATCAGTACGGCGGTGGCTACCAGTGGTTCGGCCAGCGCGTGGGCTTCGATCTCTACAGTCAGCGCGCCAGCCGCGGCTTTCGCGACATCGGCACGCTGCACGACGGCAGCCTGCCGCTGCTGCAGCAGGACCGCGCTTCGGCGTGGCTGTCGATCCCGCGCGGCTCGGTGTCGCTGTCGTGGATCCGCTACGAGGACCGCGAGTCGCCGGTCAGCCGCACGCTCGGCCTGGGCTTCAACCAGAGTTACCGCCGCTTCTCGTGGACCTTCAGCGCGTTCGACGACGATCGCGCCGGCCACGGTGCGTCGCTGTCGGTGAGCGTCCCGCTGGGCGACATCGACGCGTCGGCGTGGGCCGACCGCCAGGACGGCGAGACCGACTTCGGTGCCTCGCTGCGCAAGCCGCTGCCCTATGCCGGCGGCGTGGGCTGGGAAGTGCAGGCGCGCGACGATGGCGACGGCGCACTCGGCGTGGGCTGGCGCGGCCGTTCGGCCGACGTCTGGGGCGGCATCGACCGCATCGGCGGCGAGGAAGGCGCGTACGCGCAGGCTGCCGGCAGCTTCGTGTGGATGGGCGGTTCGACCTTCACCAGCCGCACCATTACCGACTCCTTCGCCGTGGTTTCCACCAACGGCGTGGCCGACGTGCCGATCCTGTACGAGAACCGCGTCGCCGGCCGCACCAACGCCAAGGGTTATTTGCTGCTGCCGGAACTGCGCGGCTGGCAGCGCAACCGCATCGCGATCGATCCGGACGGGCTGTCCTCGTCGGTGGAAGTGCCGTCGGTCGAACGCCTCGTCACGCCGCCGGATCGCAGCGGCGTGCATGTTCCGTTCGTGATCCGCGAAGTGCGCACCGCCACCATCGCCCTGCGGGCGGCCGACGGTAAGTTCGTCGAGGCCGGCATGCGCGTGCATCGCGCCGATGGTCGCGAGTCCATCGTCGGTTTCGATGGCGAGCTGTGGCTGGACAACTACGTGGACGGCGAAACGCTGACCTGGACCCGTGCCGGCGTGGAATGCACCACCGTCGCGCCGGTGCTGGCGCGCGCTGCCGAACCGGGCGCCGTCGCGCCTGCGCAATGCCGGAACAAGGAGCAACCCTGA
- the ttcA gene encoding tRNA 2-thiocytidine(32) synthetase TtcA → MSTVLPLLEPQPHARSGTRRAHENNKLAKRLRHQVGRAIADFGMIEDGDKVMVCLSGGKDSYTMLDILLQLQQKAPVKFELVAVNLDQKQPDFPEHVLPEYLESIGVPYHIIEQDTYSVVTRVVPEGKTMCSLCSRLRRGALYTYAEENGFNKIALGHHRDDLVATFFLNLFFHAKLSGMPPKLLSDDGKHVVIRPLAYVREDDITAYAEARAFPIIPCNLCGSQENLQRKQVKKMMDAWERETPGRIETIARSLGDIRPSQLSDPKLFDFLALGRHGDAPLPDAHAWLAGEPHETRDSGVEIRDT, encoded by the coding sequence ATGAGTACCGTCCTGCCGCTCCTCGAACCCCAGCCGCACGCGCGCTCCGGCACGCGGCGCGCGCACGAGAACAACAAGCTCGCCAAGCGCCTGCGCCACCAGGTGGGTCGCGCGATCGCCGACTTCGGCATGATCGAGGACGGCGACAAGGTGATGGTGTGCCTGTCCGGTGGCAAGGACAGCTACACGATGCTCGACATCCTCCTGCAACTGCAGCAGAAGGCGCCGGTGAAGTTCGAGCTGGTCGCGGTGAACCTGGACCAGAAGCAGCCGGATTTCCCCGAGCACGTGCTGCCCGAGTACCTCGAGTCGATCGGGGTGCCGTACCACATCATCGAGCAGGACACCTATTCGGTCGTCACGCGCGTGGTGCCGGAAGGCAAGACGATGTGTTCGCTGTGCTCGCGCCTGCGTCGCGGTGCGCTGTACACGTACGCCGAAGAGAATGGCTTCAACAAGATCGCGCTCGGACATCACCGCGACGACCTGGTGGCGACGTTCTTCCTCAACCTGTTCTTCCACGCGAAGCTGTCGGGCATGCCGCCCAAGCTGCTCAGCGACGATGGCAAGCACGTGGTGATCCGTCCGCTCGCCTACGTGCGCGAGGACGACATCACCGCGTACGCCGAAGCCAGGGCGTTCCCGATCATCCCGTGCAACCTGTGCGGCTCGCAGGAAAACCTGCAGCGCAAGCAGGTCAAGAAGATGATGGACGCGTGGGAACGCGAGACGCCCGGCCGCATCGAGACCATCGCGCGTTCGCTCGGCGACATCCGCCCTTCGCAGCTGAGCGATCCGAAGCTGTTCGATTTCCTCGCGCTGGGCCGCCACGGCGACGCGCCGCTGCCGGACGCGCATGCGTGGCTGGCGGGCGAGCCGCATGAGACGCGGGATTCGGGAGTGGAGATTCGGGATACGTAG
- the plsB gene encoding glycerol-3-phosphate 1-O-acyltransferase PlsB, whose translation MPAMPKQTPLPFPDAKQDAPAADTAAAREDADAPAMPSEDGVGPADARDPAQTELPIGAPDPGPRRRRVAAPRRPWWAKLLGRMMAPWVQLTIEPRNPAAEIPEEWSGRPVCYVLEDYGLSNALILERACREAGLPSPLQPLPGDPLRRKRAYLALSRRNVNTLTQLQQSLGNAPASPKTHSGSLARLLDAHRADPTLDVQLVPVSIFVGRAPDKSSGWFSVLFSENWTLVGRFRRLLAIALNGRDTLVRFAPPVGLRTIVDEGLPAERTVRKLSRVLRTHFHRIREAVIGPDLSTRRLLVDQVLAAPSVKEAISDQAARDKTSLADAWKKAHAFAYEIAADYSHPVVRSVSFLLTPVWNRIYRGVLVHHLDKLKDDAPGHEVVYVPCHRSHMDYLLLSYLLYTKGIVPPHIVAGINLNLPVVGTLLRKGGAFFIRRSIRGSALYSAVLSEYVAQLVSGGYSIEYFVEGGRSRTGRLLPPKGGMVAMTLRAFLRQPTRPVLFQPVYIGYEKLMEGNSYLDELSGKPKEKESIWQLLMGIPKVLRSNYGQVVVNFGEPIRLNDVLAEHAPDWNGQPVGEDEKPGWFSDTVDALAQRIQVNVNRAADVNPINLLALALLSTPKHAMGESDLLTQIALSKTLLAELPYSDRVTVTPHSPQEIVAHGEEINVLARITHPLGDVLGVSGDKAVLLSYFRNNVLHLFTAASWIACCFQNNRRMSLNGVQRLGRSVYPFLQEELFLPWTEDEFADRLNRTVEVFIREGLLEKISDDEGGILARNAGQTDEVFRLRAIGHSLQQAFERYYIAISVLVKNGPGTLTASELEGLCQLAAQRLSLLYAPAAPEFFDKTLFRGFIQKLREMKLVWPDENGKLAFDSRLDVWAKDAKFILGRELRHTIEKISPESAKPAPAEPTAA comes from the coding sequence ATGCCCGCGATGCCGAAACAGACTCCCTTGCCTTTCCCGGACGCCAAGCAGGACGCGCCGGCCGCCGATACCGCCGCGGCCCGCGAGGATGCCGACGCGCCCGCGATGCCGTCCGAGGACGGCGTCGGGCCTGCCGACGCGCGCGATCCCGCCCAGACGGAACTGCCGATCGGCGCCCCGGATCCCGGTCCGCGTCGCCGCCGCGTCGCCGCGCCCCGTCGCCCGTGGTGGGCCAAGCTGCTCGGCCGGATGATGGCGCCGTGGGTGCAGCTGACCATCGAGCCGCGCAATCCCGCCGCCGAGATCCCCGAGGAATGGAGCGGCCGTCCGGTCTGCTACGTGCTCGAGGACTACGGCCTGAGCAACGCGCTGATCCTGGAACGCGCCTGCCGCGAAGCCGGCCTGCCCTCGCCGCTGCAACCGCTGCCCGGCGATCCGCTGCGCCGCAAGCGCGCCTACCTCGCGCTGTCCCGCCGCAACGTCAACACACTGACCCAGCTGCAACAGTCGCTGGGCAACGCGCCGGCCTCGCCGAAAACGCACTCGGGCTCGCTCGCCCGACTGCTCGACGCGCACCGCGCCGATCCCACGCTGGACGTGCAGCTGGTGCCGGTCTCGATCTTCGTCGGCCGCGCGCCGGACAAGAGCAGCGGCTGGTTCTCGGTGCTGTTCTCGGAAAACTGGACGCTGGTCGGCCGCTTCCGCCGCCTGCTCGCGATCGCCCTCAACGGCCGCGACACGCTGGTGCGTTTCGCGCCACCGGTCGGGTTGCGCACGATCGTCGACGAAGGCCTGCCGGCCGAACGCACGGTGCGCAAGCTCTCGCGCGTCCTGCGCACGCACTTCCACCGCATCCGCGAGGCGGTGATCGGCCCGGACCTGTCGACCCGCCGCCTGCTGGTCGACCAGGTGCTGGCCGCGCCGAGCGTGAAGGAAGCCATCTCCGACCAGGCCGCACGCGACAAGACCTCGCTCGCCGATGCGTGGAAGAAGGCGCACGCCTTCGCCTACGAGATCGCCGCCGACTATTCGCACCCCGTGGTGCGTTCGGTGAGCTTCCTGCTCACGCCGGTGTGGAACCGCATCTATCGCGGCGTGCTGGTGCACCACCTGGACAAGCTCAAGGACGACGCGCCTGGCCATGAAGTGGTCTATGTGCCCTGCCATCGCAGCCACATGGACTACCTGCTGCTGAGCTACCTGCTCTACACCAAGGGCATCGTGCCGCCGCACATCGTCGCCGGCATCAACCTCAACCTGCCGGTGGTCGGCACGCTGCTGCGCAAGGGCGGCGCGTTCTTCATCCGCCGCAGCATCCGTGGCAGCGCGCTGTATTCGGCGGTGCTGAGCGAGTACGTCGCGCAGCTGGTCTCGGGCGGTTATTCGATCGAGTACTTCGTCGAAGGCGGACGTTCGCGCACCGGTCGCCTGCTGCCGCCCAAGGGCGGCATGGTCGCGATGACGCTGCGCGCGTTCCTGCGCCAGCCCACGCGCCCGGTGCTGTTCCAGCCGGTGTACATCGGCTACGAGAAGCTGATGGAAGGCAACAGCTACCTCGACGAACTCTCCGGCAAGCCCAAGGAGAAGGAATCGATCTGGCAGCTGCTGATGGGCATTCCCAAGGTGCTGCGCAGCAACTACGGCCAGGTGGTGGTGAACTTCGGCGAGCCGATCCGCCTCAACGACGTGCTGGCCGAGCACGCACCGGACTGGAACGGCCAGCCGGTGGGCGAGGACGAGAAGCCGGGCTGGTTCTCGGACACTGTCGATGCGCTCGCGCAGCGGATCCAGGTCAACGTCAACCGCGCCGCCGACGTCAATCCGATCAACCTGCTCGCGCTGGCGCTGCTGTCCACGCCCAAGCACGCGATGGGCGAATCCGACCTGCTCACCCAGATCGCGCTGAGCAAGACGCTGCTGGCCGAGCTGCCCTACTCCGATCGCGTCACCGTCACCCCGCATTCGCCGCAGGAGATCGTCGCCCACGGCGAGGAGATCAACGTGCTCGCGCGCATCACGCATCCGCTGGGCGACGTGCTCGGCGTGAGCGGCGACAAGGCGGTGCTGCTGAGCTACTTCCGCAACAACGTGCTGCACCTGTTCACGGCGGCGTCGTGGATCGCGTGCTGCTTCCAGAACAACCGCCGCATGAGCCTCAACGGCGTGCAGCGCCTGGGCCGCAGCGTGTACCCGTTCCTGCAGGAAGAGCTGTTCCTGCCGTGGACGGAGGACGAATTCGCCGATCGCCTCAACCGCACGGTCGAAGTGTTCATCCGCGAAGGCCTGCTGGAGAAGATCAGCGACGACGAAGGCGGCATCCTCGCGCGCAATGCCGGCCAGACCGACGAGGTGTTCCGCCTGCGCGCGATCGGCCACTCGCTGCAGCAGGCGTTCGAGCGCTATTACATCGCCATCTCGGTGCTGGTGAAGAACGGCCCGGGCACGCTCACCGCGTCCGAACTGGAGGGCCTGTGCCAGCTCGCCGCGCAGCGCCTGTCGCTGCTGTACGCGCCGGCCGCGCCGGAGTTCTTCGACAAGACGCTGTTCCGCGGCTTCATCCAGAAACTGCGCGAAATGAAGCTGGTGTGGCCCGACGAGAACGGCAAGCTCGCGTTCGACTCGCGCCTGGACGTGTGGGCCAAGGACGCCAAGTTCATCCTCGGCCGCGAACTGCGCCACACGATCGAGAAGATCAGCCCGGAGTCGGCCAAGCCGGCGCCCGCGGAACCGACCGCGGCGTGA
- a CDS encoding YdcH family protein, protein MIESDDPAVLARQLAELRLEHRDLDAAIERLALAPDADELTVKRLKKRKLWLKDCIARLESALIPDEPA, encoded by the coding sequence ATGATCGAAAGTGACGATCCCGCCGTGCTCGCGCGCCAGCTGGCCGAACTCCGGCTGGAACACCGCGACCTGGACGCGGCGATCGAACGCCTGGCCCTTGCGCCGGACGCGGACGAGCTGACGGTCAAGCGCCTGAAGAAGCGCAAGCTGTGGCTGAAGGACTGCATCGCGCGGCTGGAAAGCGCGCTGATCCCGGACGAGCCGGCGTAG
- a CDS encoding recombination-associated protein RdgC encodes MFFRNLTLFRFPTTTKFDSLESGLGECQLKPVGPLELSSRGFISPFGRDADAMSHSQGDATWLAVGGEDKILPGSVVNDMLNKKLADIEAKEGRRPGGRTRKRLKDELITDLLPRAFVKPSRTDALIDLGHGVVAVDTSSRKTGENVVSEIRRAMGSFPALPLNAEVAPRSVLTGWVAGEPLPEGLSLGDECELRDPIDQGAVVKVQRMELQSDEITKHLESGKQVTRLALNLDDHVSFVLGEDLVVRKFKLLDGAVDELESTDRDDLRAELDARFVLMAGEFRRLFTVLEGALKLSKAEA; translated from the coding sequence ATGTTCTTTCGCAACCTGACGCTGTTCCGCTTCCCCACCACCACCAAGTTCGACAGCCTCGAAAGCGGCTTGGGCGAATGCCAGCTCAAGCCGGTCGGTCCGCTGGAACTGTCCAGCCGCGGCTTCATCTCGCCGTTCGGCCGCGATGCCGATGCGATGTCGCACAGCCAGGGCGATGCCACGTGGCTGGCCGTCGGCGGCGAGGACAAGATCCTGCCGGGCTCGGTCGTCAACGACATGCTCAACAAGAAGCTTGCGGACATCGAGGCGAAGGAAGGCCGTCGTCCCGGCGGACGCACGCGCAAGCGCCTGAAGGACGAGCTCATCACCGACCTGCTGCCGCGTGCGTTCGTGAAGCCCAGCCGCACCGATGCGCTGATCGACCTCGGCCACGGCGTGGTCGCGGTCGATACGTCCAGCCGCAAGACCGGCGAGAACGTGGTCAGCGAGATCCGCCGTGCGATGGGCAGCTTCCCGGCGCTGCCGCTGAACGCGGAAGTCGCGCCGCGCTCGGTGCTGACCGGCTGGGTCGCGGGCGAACCGCTGCCGGAAGGCCTGTCGCTGGGCGACGAGTGCGAGCTGCGCGATCCCATCGACCAGGGCGCGGTGGTGAAGGTGCAGCGCATGGAGCTGCAGAGCGACGAGATCACCAAGCACCTGGAATCGGGCAAGCAGGTAACGCGCCTGGCGCTGAACCTCGACGACCATGTCTCGTTCGTGCTCGGCGAAGATCTCGTCGTGCGCAAGTTCAAGCTGCTCGACGGTGCGGTGGACGAGCTGGAATCGACCGATCGCGACGACCTGCGCGCCGAACTGGACGCGCGTTTCGTGCTGATGGCGGGCGAGTTCCGTCGCCTGTTCACGGTCCTGGAGGGCGCGCTGAAGCTGTCGAAGGCGGAAGCCTGA
- a CDS encoding fimbrial biogenesis chaperone gives MKLRRPLAAVLLVLALVGGVAHARGQLQARQTSVDLIPGVRGGRLMLGNAGDSPVAAQIRVYRWTQDGNDDVLEPSNALTVSPPVVEIAGGADQLVRIVRNTDAAPAREETYRVVVDELPGDPAANQGSAVTVRMRYLIPVFVRAADPAPVALECRLGAAELTCSNRGGVAAQLGASRLIGQDGHDVQIIEGLLGYVLAGSSRRFPLDAAKLGSAAQWKQLEVRLNGQPAVLELSPAR, from the coding sequence ATGAAACTGCGCCGCCCGCTCGCCGCCGTCCTGCTTGTCCTCGCCCTGGTGGGCGGGGTCGCGCACGCACGCGGCCAGCTCCAGGCCCGCCAGACCAGCGTCGACCTGATCCCCGGCGTCCGGGGCGGCAGGCTGATGCTCGGCAACGCCGGCGACAGCCCGGTGGCGGCGCAGATCCGCGTGTACCGCTGGACCCAGGACGGCAACGACGACGTCCTGGAACCCAGCAACGCGCTGACGGTCAGCCCGCCGGTGGTGGAAATCGCCGGTGGCGCAGACCAGCTCGTGCGCATCGTGCGCAATACAGACGCCGCACCGGCCCGCGAGGAAACCTATCGCGTGGTCGTGGACGAGCTGCCGGGCGATCCCGCTGCCAACCAGGGCAGCGCCGTCACGGTACGCATGCGGTACCTGATTCCCGTATTCGTCCGGGCCGCCGATCCGGCGCCCGTGGCGCTGGAATGCCGCCTCGGCGCGGCGGAACTGACCTGCAGCAACCGCGGAGGCGTGGCCGCCCAGCTCGGCGCCAGCCGCCTCATCGGCCAGGACGGCCACGACGTGCAGATCATCGAAGGTCTGCTGGGTTACGTGCTGGCGGGCAGTTCCCGTCGCTTTCCCCTGGACGCCGCCAAGCTCGGTTCGGCCGCACAGTGGAAACAGCTCGAGGTCCGGCTGAACGGTCAGCCGGCGGTCCTTGAACTGTCGCCCGCGCGCTGA